From Coffea arabica cultivar ET-39 chromosome 9c, Coffea Arabica ET-39 HiFi, whole genome shotgun sequence, one genomic window encodes:
- the LOC113708895 gene encoding transcriptional adapter ADA2b isoform X1 — translation MGRSRGNFQAEEDPSQRSRRRKNATNSEHLESANAGQGTAEGKRALYHCNYCKKDITGRTRIKCAVCSDFDLCIECFSVGAEVYPHKSNHPYRVMDVLSFPLICPDWKADEEMLLLEGIEMYGMWNWAEVGEHVGTKTKEACIEHFRNAYLNSPYFPLPDMTHVAKNRKELLATAKNEEKRGFSALGELTPKDESQFSPSRVKIEDQHKSGPSGRLPSAVNAGTTGKKKASNKVQVRDRHDSMKPKGKSFDNNRSNCSKDEVPSLMELSGYNPKRQEFDPEYDNDAEHLLADMEFKETDTEEERKLKLRVLHIYWKRLDERKRRKDFILDRNLLHQDAFEKDLSQEEKVLCRRYDVFMRFHSKEEHEELLKATVAEHRTLRRIQELKEAQAAGCHFSNDADRYLDWKRKKETELNGCDDGGNSMAFLNGPVASDSTDAYSINLDFVSFSEAELLSASEKRLCGELRLAPAQYLKMVEVMTTQIFSGNITKKSDAYSLFQIEPTKVDRVYDMLVKKGIAGPL, via the exons ATGGGTCGGTCTCGCGGAAATTTCCAAGCTGAGGAGGATCCCAGTCAAAG atcaaggagaagaaagaatgcCACTAACAGTGAACATTTAGAATCAGCAAATGCAG GTCAAGGGACGGCTGAAGGGAAAAGAGCGTTATACCACTGTAACTATTGTAAAAAAGATATAACGGGGAGAACTCGTATAAAATGTGCTGTATGTTCTGATTTTGACCTATGCATAGAGTGCTTCTCAGTTGGTGCTGAGGTGTATCCCCATAAAAGCAATCATCCATACAGGGTTATG GatgttctttcttttccacttATCTGTCCAGACTGGAAAGCTGATGAAGAAATGTTACTTCTAGAG GGGATTGAAATGTATGGCATGTGGAACTGGGCAGAAGTTGGAGAGCATGTTGGGACAAAGACAAAGGAAGCGTGCATTGAGCATTTCAGAAATGCATATCTAAACTCCCCATACTTCCCTCTTCCA GATATGACACATGTGGCGAAAAATAGAAAGGAACTCCTTGCAACggcaaaaaatgaagaaaagagag GATTTTCTGCACTCGGAGAACTTACACCAAAGGATGAATCTCAATTTTCCCCATCAAGAGTCAA AATTGAAGACCAACATAAAAGTGGTCCTTCAGGTCGTCTGCCCTCTGCTGTAAATGCAG GTACCACAGGTAAGAAAAAGGCATCAAACAAGGTCCAGGTCAGGGATCGACACGATTCTATGAAGCCAAAAG GCAAGAGTTTTGATAACAATAGATCCAACTGTTCAAAGGATGAAGTCCCTTCCCTGATGGAACTAAGTGGATATAATCCAAAAAGACAAGAATTTGACCCAGAATACGATAATGATGCTGAGCATTTACTGGCTGATATGGAATTTAAAGAAACTGACACTGAGGAGGAGCGTAAGTTGAAGTTGCGAGTACTGCATATATATTGGAAGAG GCTTGATGAGCGAAAACGTAGGAAGGATTTTATTCTAGATAGGAACTTGCTCCATCAAGATGCATTTGAGAAGGACCTGTCTCAGGAAGAGAAGGTTTTGTGCAGACGTTATGATGTCTTCATGCGTTTTCATTCCAAAGAGGAGCATGAAGAATTACTAAAGGCAACTGTTGCAGAACATAGAACTCTTAGAAGGATTCAAGAACTTAAG GAAGCACAAGCTGCAGGGTGTCATTTTTCAAATGATGCTGACAGATACTTAGactggaaaagaaagaaggaaactgAACTGAATGGTTGTGATGATGGAGGAAACAGTATGGCTTTTCTTAATGGCCCTGTTGCTTCAGACTCCACTGATGCATATTCAATCAATTTGGACTTCGTATCATTTTCTGAGGCAGAACTGCTCTCTGCATCT GAGAAACGTCTTTGTGGTGAATTGAGGCTGGCTCCTGCTCAGTATCTGAAAATGGTGGAGGTCATGACGACACAGATCTTCAGTGGAAATATTACCAAGAAATCTGATGCTTATTCATTATTCCAAATTGAACCAACGAAAGTCGATAGAGTTTATGATATGCTTGTGAAGAAGGGCATTGCTGGTCCCTTGTGA
- the LOC113708895 gene encoding transcriptional adapter ADA2b isoform X2 yields MQDVLSFPLICPDWKADEEMLLLEGIEMYGMWNWAEVGEHVGTKTKEACIEHFRNAYLNSPYFPLPDMTHVAKNRKELLATAKNEEKRGFSALGELTPKDESQFSPSRVKIEDQHKSGPSGRLPSAVNAGTTGKKKASNKVQVRDRHDSMKPKGKSFDNNRSNCSKDEVPSLMELSGYNPKRQEFDPEYDNDAEHLLADMEFKETDTEEERKLKLRVLHIYWKRLDERKRRKDFILDRNLLHQDAFEKDLSQEEKVLCRRYDVFMRFHSKEEHEELLKATVAEHRTLRRIQELKEAQAAGCHFSNDADRYLDWKRKKETELNGCDDGGNSMAFLNGPVASDSTDAYSINLDFVSFSEAELLSASEKRLCGELRLAPAQYLKMVEVMTTQIFSGNITKKSDAYSLFQIEPTKVDRVYDMLVKKGIAGPL; encoded by the exons ATGCAG GatgttctttcttttccacttATCTGTCCAGACTGGAAAGCTGATGAAGAAATGTTACTTCTAGAG GGGATTGAAATGTATGGCATGTGGAACTGGGCAGAAGTTGGAGAGCATGTTGGGACAAAGACAAAGGAAGCGTGCATTGAGCATTTCAGAAATGCATATCTAAACTCCCCATACTTCCCTCTTCCA GATATGACACATGTGGCGAAAAATAGAAAGGAACTCCTTGCAACggcaaaaaatgaagaaaagagag GATTTTCTGCACTCGGAGAACTTACACCAAAGGATGAATCTCAATTTTCCCCATCAAGAGTCAA AATTGAAGACCAACATAAAAGTGGTCCTTCAGGTCGTCTGCCCTCTGCTGTAAATGCAG GTACCACAGGTAAGAAAAAGGCATCAAACAAGGTCCAGGTCAGGGATCGACACGATTCTATGAAGCCAAAAG GCAAGAGTTTTGATAACAATAGATCCAACTGTTCAAAGGATGAAGTCCCTTCCCTGATGGAACTAAGTGGATATAATCCAAAAAGACAAGAATTTGACCCAGAATACGATAATGATGCTGAGCATTTACTGGCTGATATGGAATTTAAAGAAACTGACACTGAGGAGGAGCGTAAGTTGAAGTTGCGAGTACTGCATATATATTGGAAGAG GCTTGATGAGCGAAAACGTAGGAAGGATTTTATTCTAGATAGGAACTTGCTCCATCAAGATGCATTTGAGAAGGACCTGTCTCAGGAAGAGAAGGTTTTGTGCAGACGTTATGATGTCTTCATGCGTTTTCATTCCAAAGAGGAGCATGAAGAATTACTAAAGGCAACTGTTGCAGAACATAGAACTCTTAGAAGGATTCAAGAACTTAAG GAAGCACAAGCTGCAGGGTGTCATTTTTCAAATGATGCTGACAGATACTTAGactggaaaagaaagaaggaaactgAACTGAATGGTTGTGATGATGGAGGAAACAGTATGGCTTTTCTTAATGGCCCTGTTGCTTCAGACTCCACTGATGCATATTCAATCAATTTGGACTTCGTATCATTTTCTGAGGCAGAACTGCTCTCTGCATCT GAGAAACGTCTTTGTGGTGAATTGAGGCTGGCTCCTGCTCAGTATCTGAAAATGGTGGAGGTCATGACGACACAGATCTTCAGTGGAAATATTACCAAGAAATCTGATGCTTATTCATTATTCCAAATTGAACCAACGAAAGTCGATAGAGTTTATGATATGCTTGTGAAGAAGGGCATTGCTGGTCCCTTGTGA